The Spirosoma sp. KUDC1026 DNA segment AGACTTTTGATATAGCGACCGAGTGGCTGCTTCATCCCAATCGTCTCCGTTTTCGTTTAAAACTTGGAATATAGAGCCGTCTGTATCTTGAATGTGAGCGATCTCTGGCTTGAAATTGTTTGGATTCATATCACACCCGATGATAAGCGCTGTTCAGGAAAAAGCTGGTCTGAGCGGTGGCGCCGTTTGTGAAGATTGTGCGATAATATCGCGTGAGGGCATCGACGCTTTCTGAGAAGGGAACATTTGCCTCGACAGTCTTGATGAGTGCATCAAACCATGTTGTGCCGTTTGTTGATGCCTGGATCTTCATGACTCCAGTATGGCTGGCAATTCCTCCCGCATGATATTTTCGATATGCCGGCGACGTGCCAGCGTCACGGGAAGTGCCGGTAAAAACCGCATTTGCGGCCAGGTTTGTGTTGCTGTCGGCAAACAGAGATCCGCCTGAGTTCCCAAAGACCACGTTTGTTTGTGGAACGGTGGTGACTTTTACCGGCAGGCTCATCGTATCCATGTTGTTGCCGCCGATAATGCTGTAATCAACGGAAAAGGCCGAGGCATCAATGACACGAATGAAGTGAATACGGAAATCGGTCGCACTGGCCGGAATGCCGGTATTTTTAACCCGAATGCGAACGGCATACATCCGTTCTGGGTTCGGGCAAATGTCAGTCCGGTTCATAACAACGGTGCCGGCCGACGTGCTGTTGACGTTCCGGCAGGTGATGTTGACGAGGTCGGTTTTCGCCAGAATTTCATATTGGTTGGCAGCGTTAAAGTTTGGCGACGTGCCAGATGCGGTGGTATGATTGGTGCCGTACGTCAGCTCAGAACTCAGCAGTTCACTCACGCCTTGCGCACGCAACGCATAGCGTCCGTTGTTTGCCGCCGTGCCGTTGATCAAGATCGAAACAGCGTTTCTGCTGTTTCGCACGTTCGGACCCGTGAACACGGACGTGTCAAAGACCTCATTGCCATTTTCATCAACCTCAACCAGTTCGACGAAAAAGTCCTGGTTAACGATACGCTGGCTTAGGCTGAGGCCAACCGCCAGTTTGCAGGGCATTTTAAAACGCGATCGGGAGAGAATAACGGTTTCAGATCCGCTGACGATACCGCTGTTGATGTTGAGATAACGGGAACCACCCGCCAGACCGTTTAGCGTAATTGATTGAGAACCATCATTGACAACAACCTTCCAATTGTCAGTTGTGTCGAAATCAAGGAAGTCATCGCGGAACTTGGTCTGGCTAGTGCCAACGCGGACTGCCCCGGATGGTGTTTTCATTTCTGGCGAGAAATTCAGTTGGGCCGGATTGGTAAGGGCGTCGAGAACCTGCTGCTGTGTGACTTCAAGGCTCAGACCGCCGAATAGATTGTGCAATGTCATGGCTGACCATCCTCAAAGTTCAATGTAAAGCCACCGTTTGGCAAGCCGGTCTGCAGCCATAAATATGGGCCAGCATAAACCGGTTGATTGTTTTGAATGAACAGATTCTGCGGACCAGCCGGACCTGCTACTGTGCTATCTGCACCCTTCGGCCCCATATCTCCCCTGTCGCCTTTATCCCCTTTGGCTCCCGGCAATCCCTGTGTTCCCTGAACTCCTTGCGGCCCGGGATTACCCTGCGGCCCCTGCGCAGCAACAACGCTGGCATCAGTCAAGGTCAAGGTCGTAACCTTTTCCTCAACGGTCAGGCCGTATTGTGGTTCATGAATGGTAATAGTCGTGATCAACGTGTCACCTCTGGGGAGATCGTCACTTTACCCTGTAACCAACGTGCCACAGTATCACCGGAAGTCGTTTCGAGGTCATAGCAGTATGAGTCCGACAGCAGAGCGGTTTGATCTGCAGTCATCGAGATCGTGATTGTGCCATTAGTCGGATTTATCGTCAGGCCGCCGTTCTCGGTGGTCAGGGAGATGTCGTGATCCGGCTGTGACCGGGTCCGACGCAGCTGCATCCGGGCGGTGAATCCAGTCAGGTTTACGGGTGCGCCATTCTGGTCGATGGTAACGACGCGGTTCCAGGTCGTGCCTTGGTCAATGGTGAAATCGTGATTGCCTGCCATGGCTTGCCCTCTGCTGATGAGGCAGGATAGCGCATATTGCGAAAAGCCGCAAGTTTAAACCCCAACCATCCCCACGCGACCAACACCCCGCTTGATGATCGGGAACAGCTTGGTGATGCAGTAGCCGCCGGCATCGTTCGGATGATCGTGGCCCGACTTCTTATCCGGCTCCCCCTTCTCATCCCAGATTTGCCGCTCCAGCGATTGCGTATAGACCGGGCATTTAGCCGTGTTGACCAGATACCGGCGCTCATCATACACATTCAGGAACATGGCGTTCATGCTGTTGATCCGGTCCTTGACGGTCGGGTTGGCAGCATCGACCACCACGGTGAAGCCCGCCTTACGCAGCAGGGCTAGGTCGGTTTCGCTGGCATTGACGCTTTTCCGGTTGTTGCCTGACGCATCAGGATAGACTGAAACCCTGTGATTGGGGAAAGCCGTCTGGATTTTCTCAATCATGGCCGGCGTGTCGAACACATTGACGAACTCGAACACGGCCCGCGGCAGGCCATTACGGATGACGTGGCCAATGCCGGCCATCTTCGAAACGTTGAAGTCCATGCCGATATGCAGGTGATCGCCCGGCTTAACCGTCTCCTCGGTGTGGTTCCGGCGTCGATCGAACGCATAATAGATAACGCCCTGGTAGTTCTCAAAGCTGGCCTCATACTCCTGACGGAACGTACGCGGGTCCAGTGTTCGTTTGGCCGCATCAACCTCGCTCTGTGGCACGTTACCACCGTCCAGCGTCGTATAGAGCCAGCTGCGGTGATCGGGTTCCGTGCCCTGCCCGGACAGGTACGTGTCGTAGCAATGGTTAAAGCCTTTGGGTGTACCGATCCGTAGGACATGCCCCCCCTGATACTGGACGCCGTTGACCGTGAACTTGCAGGTGGACAGCATCGGGCGCAGGACCTCTTCCCATGCCTCATACGGGCAGTCGGCCCATTCATCGATCAACAGGAAGAACAGGCCGGAGCCGCGCAGGTTGTCGTAATTGTCCAGACCCACAATGCGGATGACATGGCCAGTGCGCAGGGTGATGGAGCATTCCGTTTCATTCGGCTTGCCAGAGCGCCATTCGGGCGGGATCGCCTGTTTCAGCCGACGCCAGAACACGCGCTTGGCCTGTTTGAACGTCGGCGCACCATACCAGATTTCATCCTCGACGCTGACACCCCATTTCATGGCACAACGGGCAGCCCGACGCATCTCGGCTTTGCCAAGGAAGGTTTTGCCAAAACGCCGGCCGCAGACAGCATCACGGAAACGGGCGGTCAACTGCCAGCCCCAGACATAGATGTTCGCCTGCTTTGGCGTCAGTGCGACGGGACCGCTAGAGGATAGCATTGTCCGGCGTCGGTTCGTCGGGGCTTAGGGTCTGCTGGTAGTCTTCTGGCACGTTGCCCGGGTCGGCCGGTGCATCCATCCGCTTACGCCATAGGTCAGGGCGACGGTTCTGCAGCCAGCCCAGGGCGGCCTGCGTGTCGGGCGGAGCAGCCTTGATGACCGTGACGATCTTGACCTCCTCCATGCCCTTACCCGTCTTGACCTTGAACGCCTGTTGTTCGGACCAGACAGCCCCCGTGGCACGATCGAACAGCTTTTGGGCCACCTGAGCATCAGCGATCTCTTTTCCTGCGCGTAGAGACTCCGAAAATTCAGGGACTTTGATCTTCCAGAGGTTCAGTGTGCTTTCGGCAACACAGAAGAAAGCGGCCAGTTCCTTATCGGTAGCACCCAATAGGCACAGTTTACGGGCCTGTTCGGCGTATTCTTCCCGGTAATCGGTTGGCCGGCCTACCGGGCGCTTAATGCCAGTTTTGGATTTACTTTTGGATGCAGTCTTCGATGTTGTTTTTCGGGCCATGTGGCAACTCTATCACGGGTTGATGTGCCGGATCAATACTTCACTGTCTTATCCCGAAATTTGGCACGAAACCGGTCCGGTACCGTCATATAGCCGCCATCATCCTGCGATTGCTTGGTCAGATGCCATCGTTGGCAGGAAGGGCACAGGTAGGCGAACAGATCAGGCACGTTTCGTTCTGTGGTTTTATTCCGCACAGCTTGAGCCATAGCAGCAGCGCGGGTTCTGTAACCGGTCTTGCTGTCACAGCCATGAAACTGATCAAACCGGGTACTCAATGAATGCTCCGCGTATCATACCCAGCCCTGTCCATGTGGTAAACCAGTATCCGAGCCAGCATGGGGATCAGTTCAGCCGGCGTCTTGGCGGCAACAGCGTAATGCGGGATAGCCATGGGCCTGCAGGTCAAGTCGCGGAAATCCGTCTGTGACTGAGCCAGCAGACTGTCCGGCGCCTGCATGGTTGCCTTACCCACCTTGATCTCGACCATGATAATCAGTTGCGGCAGGCCGGGTGCGCTGATCAGGAACGTGCTATCCGGCCACCCGGTTTGCATGATGCCCAGCGCCTTCTCAACCCACGCCTGCGGGGCGTCACGCTTACCCTCATTCTTCAAATGAAAATGCAAAATCGGGATGCCCGCCCGGCGCAGGCCCGTCACCCACGAGTGAACGGCCTTGGACAGGATGTACTCAGGTTTAGCGGCCAAAGCGGTCCGCCTGACCTTGCGCATGAATAGCCAACGGTCGAGCCATCGGATCACCCTGCGTCTTTCACAAACACGCCATCAATCATCCGACCCTTACGATCCTTGATCTGATCGTATGCCAACGCAATGCACTCAGTGATGGCGACACCGCTTTGAGCTGCCAGAATGGTCAGCACCACCACGCAATCCCCAATGGCATCCAGAACGTCATTCTGACGACCCTTTGCAATAGCGCCGGCCAGTTCGCCCACCTCCTCCGTCAGCTTGAGCATCTGCGCCTGACGGGTAGCGCCGTCAATCAAATTGCGGTCAATGGCCCAATTCTCGATTTTCTGAAAAATATCCGACATTACTTGCCCTCCCCGGCATCAAAATCCAGCGCCGGGCTGTAGGCCGTAGCGGGTGCAGTTGGTTCATCCTGCATTGTGAAAGCAGTATGCCCTTTCTGGCGCAGTTCGTCAATCTGTCCGGCCCATTTCAGAGCCTCCATAATCGCCGTTTCATTGTGCTTCACCCAGGCTACCAGCCCTTGATCGTTTAGGGCAATCCGGCGGGTCTCGATGGCGTGTTGATACTGGTTCATGCTGCGAAATACTCCTTGAAACTGTTGAGCAGAAAAGCCTTTTCCTCAGCCCATTTTCGCCATTGCGCCGGGATTGGGAAATACCGGTCGTCGCTATCCATCGCTTCCTGACAGGTCAGAAAGTACACGAAATCGCTGTAGCCGGCCAGTAGCTCGTGCGTGTCGGCAATAGCAGTTTGAGCAGATATCTCGTCGTTGTTGAACAGCGGCTTACGGGCCATGACCTGGCTGACGCGGATCACGCTTTGCGGACAGGCCGGACGAACCATCTCAATCAGGGAGCCCTGCACGGCCTCAACCGTGGTTCCGGCCGGCACAGGATAGGATCGTTGGCACCCGTTAGTAGCGCGGCTTGCCATCGAGGATATCCTGCAGGACACGATTCCCCGCCACCATTGCTGTAGCACCCGCCCCTCGTCTCTGGTGAGCGGCATCGCCCTGGGCATCATGGCGGCTGCGAATTGCGCCGGGGTCATCATGCCAGCCATCCCGGTTAAGCCATGTGGCAAGGTGGGGTATGAAGCGGTCGGGAGTGGCGCAATCGCGGTGAGCGTTGGCGATGGCAGTACAGCCGCTAGTGATTTCATCGTGGGTTCCTCGTCGGGTTGCTTGTTGGTAGGCTTTCAGGGCTTCGCGTTTGCCCTCGCGTCGTGGCCAGATCGACCAGAGCTGCTCGAAGTCGGATGGATACGCGCTCGGTTTCCCCTTGGGGGTTAGGGGGGATATATCATTCCTACTATCATTATCATTCTTACTATCATTATCGGGTTCTTTTGGGTTATTCTGGGTTTTATTCAAACCCACTGGGTTATTATGGGTTTCTGTGGGTTTTGGCCTGCCGCCATTTAAGCCATTGTTTCGATTGCGATCACAGATTTTCTGATACTTCTCACGATCGCGCTCGAATTGATTTTTGAAAGGGATGAAGACGGCCTTTAACACGCCCTCAAGGCGCGTGTGACCAGTTGTATGATAGTCTAGTATGGCTTTGAACAAGGAGCCGGCATCGCTATCAGATAACTCGCTCAAAACGTCGAGTGAGTCGATATGAATAATGAAAGATTTTCGTTCTGGCACTGAAATAGCCTTCCCATCCTCCCCGAAAAGAAAAACGGGGCTGTCCTATCCTGGGAAGGATGAAAACAGGACACGGCGGCCACCGCTGCCCCTATGCTGAGAATATACAACTCAGCAATTCGATGTCAAGCTGTCCATGTCTGCGAATGACCGGGAAACAGCCCGTCTTCGCTGGCTTTCAGATGACCGGCATCGACCAGGCGCTTGATGACGTCGGAGCGGATACCCCCCCCGTCAACGAAATGATATGTGAAGTTTCCTGCGGGCTCCAGATTCTGAACGATCGGCGTGTATTTGGCGCGATCAACGGCCTGTTTCTGGCGTTTCGTGAGTTTGACTGACATGTATTCTCCAAGGCTCTCTCCAAGGTATGAAAGCGGGCGGCTCTGCCCTTGGAGTTGCAGACGAGAGGGGATCAACCTACCGCCACGCTTTCACATTACATTGCTGGAGGGAACCTGTCAATCCTGATCTTTCAACCGTTTGAGCTCATCTCGATACTCGACAAGGTTGGCGATCAGATCGTCCAATGTGGACTCGGGAAAACTATGGCCATACCGGCTGGGTTTTCCCTTGTATTCACGGCGTATGCGCACTTCGTTCTGGTTTGACCACAGCCCTGGTGTGTGCATCTCAACTCGGAATTGCGTGTCATCGCCCGGTAAGCCGACGCGTTTGAATACTGATTTTTTGCCCATTTGCTTGAAATTTAATCGGAAGATATTTTCCGCAACATCAAGCGTGAGACGCTCGTTGCTCAGCCCAAATTGGCTAAATATTTTTCGCCGTCCGCTCGATGCTCACTGCAAAACCATTTCAGCGCCTCACCTTTTGGCTGAAACCCGAAGCCGGAAGACGGCTTGCCACAGGTGGCGCAGCGCTTATCCATCATTGGATAAGCGGCCTTGTTGATAGGCTGATATGACGAATGGGAGGGTCGGGATTTTCTTGGCATGGAATAAATCGACCGACTAGGCAATCAAACGAGGAGAATGACCTGACACGCGCCGGTCAGACGTGTCTACCCCTATCTTCTCACATCCGGCTGGCTTTCGTCAACCGGATTTTTTATTTCGCTTTTCTTGAAATAACTGTTGACACCCGCTTACAGATGTGTAATGATGTTGTCAGGCGATAACACAAACACAGGAGTGAAAAATGGCCGACGTACAAGGTGTCTCAGGTGAGCGCTTAAAACAATACATCGAACGCATTGAGAGACTGGAAGAAGAAAAAGCCGGTATCGCAGATGACGTGAAAGACGTCTACGCAGAGGCTAAATCTGCCGGCTTTGACGCCAAGATCATGAAGATGATCGTCCGTCTGCGCAAGATGGCCAGCGAGAAGCGCCGGGAAGAGGAAGATCTGCTCGACGTTTACAAATCCGCAATCGGTCTGGAATAAGGGAGGCCATCGTGTCAGAACAAGCAAAAACCAATCTTCACGTTTACGAAGCAATTGCGGAAATCACGCTGGAAATGTCGAAAGACGGTATTTCCAAAGGGCGGAAAAATCAGCAGCAGGGCTACCAGTTCCGTGGCATTGACGACGTTTATAATGCCCTGAGCCCTATTCTTGCCAAGAACAAGCTGTGCATCATCCCCCGCATGATCGAGCGGGATCTGGTTGAACGAACCACGCAGAAAGGTGGCGCGCTGTTTTACGTCACCGTCAAGGCTGAGTTCGACTTTGTGAGCGCAATCGACGGTAGCCGACATACGGTCGTAACCTATGGCGAAGCCATGGACAGCGCCGATAAGGCCACGAACAAGGCTATGTCAGCCGCCTACAAATATGCAGCGTTCCAGACGTTCTGCATCCCGACCGAGGGCGACAACGATGCTGATGCAACAACGCACGAAGTAGCACCGAAGAAAGGTAAATCTTGGTCGGCCAAGGCTGCTGCAAACGCCAGAGATGAGCAAAAACCAGCCAACCCAATGCCTGACGAGGAATATGAGCAGCACCGCGTCGCCATTGTAGAGGCTGGCGATCTGGATAGCTTGAAAACCGCCTTTAGCGCTGCATTGGACAAAGCGCGTGAGTATGGAGACAATCCAGCTGGAAGCGGCTTCATTAAGGCCAAAGACACGCGCAAAAAAGAACTGGAGGCCGCGTAATGGCTGTCATTGCTCTCGACATTGAAACCATCCCGACCCAGGACCCAGCCGTAAAAGCTACGATGCAGAAGGAGGTTGACGACCAGATTTTCAACCTGTCGCCACCATCCAGCTATTCCAAGCCAAAACAGGAGGAATGGCTGCTGGACAAACAGGCTGATCTGAAAGCGTCGGTTGAGGAAAAATACCGCAAGCTGTCGTTCGATGCGACCAGCAACCACATTATCAGCTTTGCGATCAGCAGCGACAACGGGGAGCGAAAAGCCTTCACCGTTGCCAGCCTGGACGCGATCAATGAGGAGCAGCGCATCATGCGTGAGTTCTTCAACTATCTGACCGACTTCCCACGCACGGCGCACGAACCGCTTGTTTTCGTCGGGCACAACATCGTCGGGTTTGATCTAAAGATCATTCAGCAGCGCTCTATGGTGCTGGGCATCCGTCCAGCGACCTGCATCCCGTTCAACACCAAGCCGTGGGATTTCAATCCATACGACACCATGACCCAATGGGATGCGCGGGGCTTTGTGTCGCTCGACAAGCTGTGCAAAGCGTTCGGCATCGAGGGTAAGGGCGACGTTGACGGGTCGATGGTCTACGACATGTTCCTGGGCGAGAAGTTTCAGGAGATTGCGGATTACAATCTGGACGACACAGACAAAGCCCTGCGCGTTTACCAGCGCATGACGTTCAAAACAGACAACCGCCAGACAACAGGAGAATGAAAAATGGCAGCATTAAACAAGGTTCAGCTCATTGGGAACGTCGGAAAAGACCCGGTTATCCGCACTACGCAAAGCGGTAGCAAAATTGTCAGCTTTTCTTTGGCATGCTCCGAGACGTGGCGCGACAAATCCACGGGAGAACGGAAAGAAAAGACCGAATGGGTAAACGTAGTTGTGTTCAACGAGCGATTGGTTGACGTAGCTGAGAAATATATCGCCAAGGGCGGTAAAGTTTATGTTGAGGGCCAATTGCAAACGCGTAAATGGCAGGGCGACGATGGCCGTGACAATTATGCAACCGAGGTTGTATTGCAACAGTATCGGGGTGAAATAATTCTGCTTGGTGATAAACGGGAAAGTGGCGAAAGCGACGATGACCGACGTGCGCGATCAAAC contains these protein-coding regions:
- a CDS encoding collagen-like protein, with amino-acid sequence MITTITIHEPQYGLTVEEKVTTLTLTDASVVAAQGPQGNPGPQGVQGTQGLPGAKGDKGDRGDMGPKGADSTVAGPAGPQNLFIQNNQPVYAGPYLWLQTGLPNGGFTLNFEDGQP
- a CDS encoding BppU family phage baseplate upper protein, producing MAGNHDFTIDQGTTWNRVVTIDQNGAPVNLTGFTARMQLRRTRSQPDHDISLTTENGGLTINPTNGTITISMTADQTALLSDSYCYDLETTSGDTVARWLQGKVTISPEVTR
- a CDS encoding terminase, encoding MLSSSGPVALTPKQANIYVWGWQLTARFRDAVCGRRFGKTFLGKAEMRRAARCAMKWGVSVEDEIWYGAPTFKQAKRVFWRRLKQAIPPEWRSGKPNETECSITLRTGHVIRIVGLDNYDNLRGSGLFFLLIDEWADCPYEAWEEVLRPMLSTCKFTVNGVQYQGGHVLRIGTPKGFNHCYDTYLSGQGTEPDHRSWLYTTLDGGNVPQSEVDAAKRTLDPRTFRQEYEASFENYQGVIYYAFDRRRNHTEETVKPGDHLHIGMDFNVSKMAGIGHVIRNGLPRAVFEFVNVFDTPAMIEKIQTAFPNHRVSVYPDASGNNRKSVNASETDLALLRKAGFTVVVDAANPTVKDRINSMNAMFLNVYDERRYLVNTAKCPVYTQSLERQIWDEKGEPDKKSGHDHPNDAGGYCITKLFPIIKRGVGRVGMVGV
- a CDS encoding helix-turn-helix domain-containing protein, which gives rise to MARKTTSKTASKSKSKTGIKRPVGRPTDYREEYAEQARKLCLLGATDKELAAFFCVAESTLNLWKIKVPEFSESLRAGKEIADAQVAQKLFDRATGAVWSEQQAFKVKTGKGMEEVKIVTVIKAAPPDTQAALGWLQNRRPDLWRKRMDAPADPGNVPEDYQQTLSPDEPTPDNAIL
- a CDS encoding MazG-like family protein; this encodes MSDIFQKIENWAIDRNLIDGATRQAQMLKLTEEVGELAGAIAKGRQNDVLDAIGDCVVVLTILAAQSGVAITECIALAYDQIKDRKGRMIDGVFVKDAG
- a CDS encoding DUF2312 domain-containing protein, with product MADVQGVSGERLKQYIERIERLEEEKAGIADDVKDVYAEAKSAGFDAKIMKMIVRLRKMASEKRREEEDLLDVYKSAIGLE
- a CDS encoding ERF family protein, with translation MSEQAKTNLHVYEAIAEITLEMSKDGISKGRKNQQQGYQFRGIDDVYNALSPILAKNKLCIIPRMIERDLVERTTQKGGALFYVTVKAEFDFVSAIDGSRHTVVTYGEAMDSADKATNKAMSAAYKYAAFQTFCIPTEGDNDADATTHEVAPKKGKSWSAKAAANARDEQKPANPMPDEEYEQHRVAIVEAGDLDSLKTAFSAALDKAREYGDNPAGSGFIKAKDTRKKELEAA
- a CDS encoding 3'-5' exonuclease is translated as MAVIALDIETIPTQDPAVKATMQKEVDDQIFNLSPPSSYSKPKQEEWLLDKQADLKASVEEKYRKLSFDATSNHIISFAISSDNGERKAFTVASLDAINEEQRIMREFFNYLTDFPRTAHEPLVFVGHNIVGFDLKIIQQRSMVLGIRPATCIPFNTKPWDFNPYDTMTQWDARGFVSLDKLCKAFGIEGKGDVDGSMVYDMFLGEKFQEIADYNLDDTDKALRVYQRMTFKTDNRQTTGE
- the ssb gene encoding single-stranded DNA-binding protein, whose product is MAALNKVQLIGNVGKDPVIRTTQSGSKIVSFSLACSETWRDKSTGERKEKTEWVNVVVFNERLVDVAEKYIAKGGKVYVEGQLQTRKWQGDDGRDNYATEVVLQQYRGEIILLGDKRESGESDDDRRARSNQRNLAAQAPMNDFLDDDIPF